From a region of the Paenibacillus sp. R14(2021) genome:
- a CDS encoding SDR family NAD(P)-dependent oxidoreductase — translation MTEGKLQGRIAVITGAGTGLGRAAAIDFAREGAHVVLLGRRLSKLEETSVMIKETGAAGRVVVIPADISIEKDVEAAVERAAAEFGTIDVLVNNAAVFEPGTVVELTTDEWTRQIAINLTGPFLMTRAVLPVMRKARYGRILNITSGLAVNGAGGYAAYSASKAGLESLTRTTADEEYEFGILVNAFNPGTVRTEMHATGKDPHQVTSEMIRLASLPKNGPTGSIVGY, via the coding sequence ATGACGGAAGGGAAGCTGCAGGGCCGGATCGCCGTAATTACTGGAGCCGGCACCGGATTGGGCCGTGCCGCAGCGATTGATTTCGCACGTGAAGGCGCACATGTGGTGCTGCTTGGACGACGACTATCAAAGCTCGAGGAAACAAGTGTGATGATCAAAGAAACCGGAGCTGCCGGGCGCGTTGTGGTCATTCCCGCCGATATCTCGATCGAGAAGGACGTAGAAGCGGCCGTCGAACGCGCTGCTGCCGAGTTTGGAACGATTGATGTGCTCGTTAACAACGCAGCCGTTTTTGAACCCGGGACCGTGGTTGAATTGACAACCGATGAATGGACACGTCAGATCGCCATTAATTTAACGGGACCCTTCCTGATGACAAGAGCGGTGCTGCCCGTGATGCGGAAAGCGCGCTATGGCCGTATTCTTAATATCACGTCCGGTCTCGCCGTCAACGGCGCCGGCGGCTATGCGGCATACAGTGCGTCCAAGGCCGGCTTGGAATCTTTAACGCGGACGACAGCGGATGAAGAGTATGAATTCGGCATTCTCGTCAATGCGTTCAACCCCGGTACGGTGCGGACGGAAATGCATGCAACGGGCAAGGATCCGCATCAAGTAACGTCGGAGATGATACGCTTAGCCTCTCTGCCGAAGAACGGCCCGACGGGATCTATTGTCGGCTATTAA
- a CDS encoding response regulator transcription factor gives MNDHARIKVLLADDHPHGREGMREIVGADAAFEIVGEAAGGEQAVMLAAELAPDLVLMDINMPGMSGLEATQIIKAFDPRIKIIMVTVSDDITDLFESIKRGAQGYLLKNLSPSSWLEYLRAVTLDEAPLSKELAFRMLQEFNGAGGQPKLKQTLAAGRLDAQGTAEQFHTALTQREREVLEQVASGSSNRQIAETFGLSEHTVKNHLKNILQKLHLENRVQLTRYALEKGLVKE, from the coding sequence ATGAACGATCATGCACGCATCAAGGTTCTGTTGGCGGATGATCATCCCCACGGGCGGGAAGGCATGCGCGAAATCGTCGGCGCCGACGCCGCGTTTGAAATCGTCGGCGAGGCGGCGGGAGGCGAGCAGGCGGTCATGCTGGCGGCGGAACTTGCGCCCGATCTCGTACTGATGGACATCAACATGCCGGGGATGTCGGGCCTTGAGGCAACGCAGATTATTAAAGCCTTCGACCCCCGCATCAAAATCATCATGGTCACGGTGTCCGACGATATTACGGATTTGTTCGAATCGATCAAGCGCGGCGCCCAGGGCTACCTGCTGAAGAACCTATCGCCTTCTTCTTGGCTGGAATATTTGCGGGCGGTCACGCTGGATGAGGCTCCGCTGTCGAAGGAACTGGCGTTTCGGATGCTGCAGGAATTCAATGGCGCAGGCGGCCAGCCCAAATTGAAGCAGACGCTAGCCGCGGGGCGTCTAGATGCGCAGGGAACGGCGGAGCAATTTCATACCGCGCTGACGCAGCGTGAGCGCGAAGTGCTGGAGCAGGTCGCATCAGGCAGCTCTAACCGGCAGATTGCCGAAACCTTCGGCTTATCGGAGCATACCGTCAAGAATCATCTCAAGAACATCCTGCAGAAGCTGCATTTGGAGAATCGCGTCCAGCTGACACGCTATGCGCTGGAGAAGGGACTTGTGAAGGAATAG
- a CDS encoding YcnI family protein — MNRLKKMSVLGVALLSLFLFASMASAHVTVQPKQTTQGGYEVFAVRVPSEKENVTTTAVKVKVPDGVKVSRVEPKAGWKYELERAADTKAITSITWTSEGSGLTQTEFTDFRISGKVADDATQLVWKAYQTYSDKSVVEWVGGEGADYPASVTTVTAGTGEGDSHGGGTSASSGGKDTSVSSGTQDAAGTADTAAGAAEVAAAPAANETSSSSSDPTAIWLSAAAAVLGALALIVALSRKKR; from the coding sequence ATGAATCGGTTGAAAAAAATGTCTGTACTCGGGGTTGCTTTACTATCATTGTTCCTATTCGCCAGCATGGCAAGCGCGCATGTCACGGTACAGCCGAAGCAAACGACGCAGGGCGGCTACGAGGTCTTCGCTGTTCGCGTGCCGAGCGAGAAAGAGAACGTAACGACGACGGCCGTGAAAGTAAAAGTGCCGGACGGCGTCAAAGTGAGCCGCGTCGAGCCGAAAGCAGGCTGGAAATACGAGCTGGAGCGCGCAGCGGACACCAAAGCGATCACATCGATTACTTGGACGTCCGAAGGCAGCGGATTAACGCAGACGGAATTTACCGACTTCCGCATTTCCGGTAAAGTTGCGGATGACGCGACGCAGCTGGTGTGGAAGGCCTACCAGACCTACAGCGACAAATCCGTCGTGGAATGGGTCGGCGGCGAAGGCGCGGATTATCCGGCTTCCGTGACGACTGTCACGGCTGGTACCGGCGAGGGCGACAGCCACGGCGGCGGAACAAGCGCTTCGTCCGGCGGAAAAGACACTTCCGTATCGTCCGGCACGCAAGATGCAGCCGGAACAGCAGATACGGCCGCAGGCGCTGCGGAGGTTGCTGCTGCCCCTGCTGCGAATGAAACAAGCAGCAGCAGCTCCGATCCAACGGCCATTTGGCTGTCCGCGGCTGCGGCCGTGCTGGGCGCCTTGGCGCTGATTGTCGCTTTGTCCCGTAAAAAACGCTGA
- a CDS encoding cupredoxin domain-containing protein: protein MKKMLLLAVMTVAAIFILAACGSKSADNNSITGAGVENTGTAASAKITIKAKRFEFDQPVYKIKKGEPTEITLVSEDGVHGVEIPDMNLKLDADKPKVLTFDNAGTYEFHCDIMCGSGHSQMVAKIEVE, encoded by the coding sequence ATGAAAAAAATGCTTTTGCTGGCCGTCATGACAGTTGCAGCGATCTTCATTCTTGCAGCCTGCGGCTCCAAATCCGCAGATAACAACAGCATTACCGGCGCAGGTGTCGAGAATACAGGCACTGCCGCATCAGCCAAAATTACGATTAAAGCCAAGCGTTTTGAATTCGACCAGCCGGTCTACAAAATCAAAAAGGGTGAGCCTACGGAAATCACGCTCGTCTCTGAAGACGGCGTTCACGGCGTGGAAATTCCCGATATGAACTTGAAGCTGGATGCCGATAAGCCGAAGGTTCTTACTTTCGATAATGCAGGCACTTATGAATTCCATTGCGATATCATGTGCGGCAGCGGCCACAGTCAAATGGTCGCCAAAATCGAAGTGGAATAA
- a CDS encoding DUF350 domain-containing protein, with the protein MEREVDQMLSNSFAASLAYVSVAVLALLVFLYVFELVTRYKCWQEIKKGNMAVAMATGGKIFGICNLFRFSIEANETVYQSMIWATFGFALLLAAYFLFEFLTPVFRIDDEIQKDNRAVGFIAMIISISLSYVIGATIA; encoded by the coding sequence ATGGAAAGGGAAGTTGACCAAATGCTCAGCAACTCCTTCGCTGCATCGCTGGCGTATGTTTCAGTAGCGGTACTGGCCCTGCTTGTGTTCTTATATGTCTTCGAGCTGGTGACCCGCTACAAATGCTGGCAGGAAATCAAGAAGGGAAATATGGCCGTCGCGATGGCGACAGGGGGCAAAATCTTTGGGATTTGCAACTTGTTTCGATTTTCCATCGAGGCGAACGAAACCGTATATCAGAGCATGATCTGGGCTACGTTCGGTTTCGCGCTGCTGCTCGCCGCTTATTTTCTATTTGAATTTCTTACGCCTGTCTTTCGCATTGATGATGAGATTCAGAAGGATAATCGGGCCGTCGGCTTTATTGCCATGATTATTTCGATATCGCTGTCTTACGTAATTGGTGCTACCATTGCCTAG
- the pheT gene encoding phenylalanine--tRNA ligase subunit beta produces MNVSYKWLSQYIELNGYNGEQLAELMTSGGIEIDVVESRNKGVTGVVVGHVLTREKHPDADKLSVCTLDVGGPEVLQIVCGAKNVAAGQLVPVATVGAVLPGDFAIKKAKLRGVESQGMICSAKELGLNEKLLPKEQQEGILVLPEGTKIGASILDVLGIDDEVLELDLTPNRSDCLSMLGVAYEVGALTGRSVQLPDTTVSDSSEQTSARVSVRIDAKEQCAHYAARYIQGVVIGPSPLWMQNRLMAAGIRPISNVVDITNYVLLEYGQPLHAFDADQIKDGRIVVRLANEGEVLKTLDGQDRKLEPHMLVITDGKEPLALAGVMGGANSEVTASTVNILLESARFDGGTIRKTSRQVGLRSESSVRFEKGVDPARVIPALDRAASLMAQYAGGQVLDGIVQEIAEPIGNAVVSVSIDKINRYLGTSLSKLELETIFGRLQFPFQLSDDGVFTVEVPSRRGDITRDVDLIEEAARLFGYDNIPTTAIEGAATPGALTKPQAIRRELRKRLTDAGLHEVISYSFTHPDRTKLFTSLAGAETLPVRLALPMSEDRSALRTSLLPQLLETAAYNRNRKNDDAAIFEIGSVFHTDEAVLTRLPHEKHRLAVLLTGSRGRAEWNRKAEAYDFYDLKGILETLTEVLGVNGAITYEAAQPEHMHPGRTAAVVFQGERGPVTIGYLGQLHPAVQIEHDLGDTYVLEIELAPIYDAADFEIVYKSLPRYPAMERDIAVVLGREVEAGKLLTAVTKTAGELLESVRIFDIYTGEKLGADKKSVALSLVYRHAERTLTDEEVTELHGKVVAELEQSFAAELRK; encoded by the coding sequence ATGAACGTATCTTATAAATGGTTGAGCCAATATATCGAATTAAACGGCTATAACGGTGAGCAGCTGGCTGAGCTGATGACAAGCGGCGGTATTGAAATCGACGTCGTGGAGTCCCGGAACAAAGGCGTAACGGGCGTAGTCGTTGGGCATGTGCTGACGCGCGAGAAGCATCCTGATGCCGATAAGCTGAGCGTCTGCACGCTCGACGTTGGCGGTCCCGAAGTGCTGCAAATTGTCTGCGGCGCGAAGAATGTCGCTGCAGGCCAGCTCGTTCCCGTCGCCACGGTAGGGGCCGTGCTTCCAGGCGATTTTGCGATCAAGAAGGCGAAGCTGCGCGGCGTGGAATCCCAAGGCATGATCTGCTCCGCGAAGGAGCTCGGGTTGAACGAGAAGCTGCTGCCGAAGGAGCAGCAGGAAGGCATTCTTGTGCTTCCGGAAGGCACGAAGATCGGCGCTTCCATTCTGGATGTACTGGGCATTGATGACGAAGTGCTGGAGCTTGACCTGACGCCGAATCGTTCGGACTGTCTGAGCATGCTGGGCGTTGCCTATGAAGTCGGAGCGTTGACCGGTCGTTCGGTTCAGCTGCCGGATACGACCGTCAGCGATTCGTCAGAGCAGACTTCCGCCCGCGTATCGGTGAGAATCGATGCGAAAGAACAATGCGCGCATTACGCTGCGCGTTATATCCAAGGCGTCGTGATCGGCCCTTCGCCACTGTGGATGCAGAACCGCTTGATGGCTGCTGGCATTCGTCCGATCAGCAATGTCGTGGATATCACGAACTATGTGCTGCTGGAATACGGTCAGCCGCTTCACGCGTTCGACGCCGACCAAATCAAGGACGGCCGCATCGTGGTGCGGCTTGCAAACGAAGGCGAAGTGCTGAAGACGCTTGACGGTCAAGACCGTAAGCTCGAGCCGCATATGCTTGTCATTACGGACGGCAAGGAGCCGCTTGCGCTTGCTGGCGTCATGGGCGGCGCGAACTCCGAGGTAACGGCATCGACCGTGAATATTTTGCTGGAATCCGCCCGTTTCGACGGCGGCACGATCCGTAAGACGTCCCGTCAGGTTGGCCTGCGCTCCGAATCCAGCGTCCGCTTCGAGAAAGGCGTTGATCCGGCCCGCGTTATTCCGGCCCTGGACCGCGCTGCTTCGCTTATGGCGCAGTATGCCGGCGGGCAAGTGCTGGACGGCATCGTTCAAGAAATCGCGGAGCCGATTGGCAACGCGGTCGTATCTGTATCTATCGACAAGATTAACCGTTATCTCGGCACGAGCCTGTCCAAGCTGGAACTAGAAACGATCTTCGGCCGGCTGCAGTTTCCGTTTCAACTGTCGGATGACGGGGTATTCACAGTAGAAGTACCGAGCCGCCGCGGGGATATTACCCGTGACGTTGACCTCATCGAAGAGGCAGCGCGCTTGTTCGGCTACGACAATATTCCGACAACGGCAATCGAAGGCGCGGCAACACCTGGCGCGCTCACGAAGCCGCAGGCCATCCGCCGCGAGCTTCGCAAACGCCTGACGGATGCCGGTCTCCACGAGGTGATCAGCTACTCGTTCACTCATCCCGACCGCACGAAGCTGTTCACTTCGCTGGCAGGTGCGGAAACGCTGCCTGTACGCTTGGCGCTTCCGATGAGCGAGGACCGCAGCGCGCTTCGCACGAGCCTGCTGCCGCAGCTGCTGGAAACCGCCGCTTATAATCGCAACCGCAAAAACGATGATGCCGCGATCTTCGAAATCGGCAGCGTCTTCCATACGGATGAAGCCGTCCTTACACGCTTGCCGCACGAGAAGCATCGGCTCGCCGTGCTGCTGACCGGCAGCCGCGGCCGTGCGGAATGGAACCGCAAAGCCGAAGCATACGACTTCTATGATTTGAAAGGCATTCTCGAAACGCTGACCGAGGTGCTTGGCGTAAACGGGGCGATCACCTACGAAGCAGCTCAGCCGGAGCATATGCATCCAGGCCGTACGGCGGCGGTCGTATTCCAAGGAGAACGCGGGCCTGTGACGATTGGTTATTTGGGCCAGCTGCATCCAGCGGTTCAGATCGAGCATGACCTGGGCGACACGTACGTGCTGGAAATCGAGCTGGCGCCGATCTACGATGCCGCTGACTTCGAGATTGTCTACAAATCGCTGCCGCGTTATCCCGCTATGGAGCGTGACATCGCGGTCGTGCTCGGCCGTGAGGTTGAAGCAGGCAAGCTGCTTACCGCAGTTACGAAGACAGCAGGCGAGCTGCTCGAGTCGGTTCGCATCTTCGATATTTACACCGGCGAGAAGCTGGGAGCGGATAAGAAAAGCGTTGCTTTGTCCCTCGTTTACCGTCATGCGGAGCGTACGCTGACGGACGAAGAAGTGACGGAGCTGCACGGCAAGGTTGTCGCCGAATTGGAACAATCTTTTGCAGCAGAATTGCGTAAATAG
- a CDS encoding endonuclease MutS2 has protein sequence MDNKILQTLDYAKIVYKLAQHAATALGKAEVEAIHPSPDLEEVKYALQVTEEAYQADRLKGSAPFGGIADIRASLLRSKIAGTLNPAELLEIAETVRGGRRVKRHVLQLHDDHSVPTLAAMAEQLTEHKALEDAIFMCIDEQAEVMDSASVELASIRRELRAGESRVREKLEGMIRSSSVQKMLQDAIITIRNDRYVIPVKQEYRSNFGGIIHDQSGSGATLFIEPEAIVVMNNKLRELRLSEEREIEKILQKLTALTADYADDLILDLDLLGKLDFAFAKARLAHIMSATMPRMNDRGYLKLRRGRHPLIAREHVVPIDVELGNTSTAIIVTGPNTGGKTVSLKTIGLLSLMAMSGLFVPAEDGSQLCVFDALYADIGDEQSIEQNLSTFSSHLTNIIRILKNMTPKSLVLLDELGAGTDPAEGSALAIAILEHMHKLGCRIVATTHYSELKAYAYNRKGVINASMEFDIATLSPTYRLLIGVPGRSNAFAIAERLGLQRSIIDHARGEVSEEDVRVETMIASLEENRIGAETERRTAEALRKELETQRARHEAELQRFEEQREKMLAKAQDEAREVMLKARREAEEIISDLRKLAQEEGAAVKDHKLTEARRKLDEATPEARKTAKSKAKSAKPQQIESGDEVMVYSLGQRGHVVELSGSDALVQLGILKMKVAVSDLELVKRAETGKTQQPKIAASLKRTRDENVRSELDLRGANLEEAMLEVDRFLDESFLAGFGQVYLIHGNGTGVLRTGISDFLRRHKHVKSYRLGKYGEGGSGVTVAELK, from the coding sequence TTGGACAACAAAATTTTACAAACACTCGATTATGCGAAGATTGTATATAAATTGGCGCAGCATGCCGCGACTGCGCTTGGTAAAGCTGAAGTGGAAGCGATTCATCCAAGTCCCGATCTTGAAGAAGTGAAGTACGCGCTGCAGGTGACGGAGGAAGCGTACCAAGCCGACCGTCTGAAGGGAAGCGCGCCGTTTGGCGGCATCGCTGATATTCGGGCCTCTTTGCTGCGGTCCAAAATCGCCGGAACGCTGAATCCGGCCGAACTGCTTGAAATCGCGGAGACGGTTCGAGGCGGCCGCCGCGTGAAGCGGCATGTGCTGCAGCTGCATGACGATCATTCCGTGCCGACGCTGGCCGCCATGGCCGAACAGCTGACGGAGCACAAGGCGCTTGAGGATGCGATCTTCATGTGCATCGACGAGCAAGCCGAGGTTATGGACAGCGCCAGCGTAGAGCTGGCGAGCATTCGCCGCGAGCTTCGCGCAGGGGAGTCGCGGGTGCGCGAGAAGCTTGAAGGCATGATCCGGTCCTCTTCCGTGCAGAAAATGCTGCAGGATGCCATCATTACCATTCGTAACGACCGGTACGTCATTCCGGTCAAGCAGGAATACCGTTCGAATTTCGGCGGTATTATTCATGACCAATCGGGCTCCGGCGCAACGCTCTTTATCGAGCCGGAAGCAATTGTGGTGATGAACAACAAGCTGAGGGAGCTTCGTCTCTCCGAAGAACGCGAGATCGAGAAAATATTGCAAAAGCTGACCGCGTTGACGGCAGACTATGCCGATGATCTTATTCTTGATCTTGACCTGCTCGGCAAGCTTGATTTTGCTTTTGCAAAGGCGCGGCTCGCGCATATTATGAGCGCGACAATGCCGCGTATGAACGATAGGGGCTACTTGAAGCTGCGCCGAGGCCGGCATCCGCTGATTGCTCGAGAGCATGTCGTGCCGATCGACGTCGAGCTCGGCAATACGTCCACGGCCATTATCGTAACGGGACCGAATACCGGGGGTAAGACGGTGTCCCTGAAGACGATCGGGCTCCTCAGCCTAATGGCGATGTCCGGTTTGTTCGTACCGGCCGAGGATGGCAGCCAGCTGTGCGTCTTCGATGCGCTGTATGCCGATATCGGCGACGAGCAGAGCATCGAGCAGAACCTCAGTACATTCTCGAGCCATTTGACCAATATCATTCGCATTTTGAAAAATATGACGCCGAAAAGTCTCGTTCTGCTGGATGAACTTGGCGCGGGAACTGATCCCGCGGAAGGGTCGGCGCTTGCCATTGCCATCTTGGAGCATATGCACAAGCTGGGCTGCCGGATCGTCGCTACGACACATTACAGCGAGTTGAAAGCTTACGCATACAACCGTAAAGGCGTCATTAATGCCAGCATGGAGTTTGATATCGCTACGCTCAGTCCTACCTATCGCCTGCTTATCGGTGTTCCGGGACGAAGCAATGCGTTCGCCATCGCGGAACGCCTCGGGTTGCAGCGGAGCATTATCGACCATGCGCGCGGCGAGGTGAGCGAAGAGGATGTGCGCGTGGAGACGATGATCGCCTCTTTGGAGGAGAATCGGATTGGCGCCGAAACGGAGCGCAGGACGGCTGAAGCACTGCGCAAAGAATTGGAAACGCAGCGTGCGCGCCACGAGGCAGAACTCCAGCGGTTCGAGGAACAGCGCGAGAAAATGCTGGCCAAGGCACAGGATGAAGCGCGCGAGGTCATGCTGAAGGCGAGGCGGGAAGCCGAAGAGATTATTTCCGACCTGCGCAAGCTTGCGCAGGAAGAAGGCGCCGCGGTGAAGGACCACAAGCTGACGGAAGCGCGCCGCAAGCTGGACGAAGCAACGCCGGAAGCGCGGAAGACAGCGAAGAGCAAGGCGAAATCCGCTAAGCCGCAGCAAATCGAAAGCGGCGACGAGGTCATGGTATACAGTCTTGGTCAGCGCGGCCATGTCGTGGAGCTGAGCGGAAGCGATGCACTGGTTCAGCTCGGCATCCTGAAGATGAAGGTGGCCGTCAGCGACCTTGAGCTGGTGAAACGGGCGGAAACAGGGAAGACGCAGCAGCCGAAGATTGCCGCGAGCCTGAAACGAACTCGGGATGAGAATGTACGCTCGGAGCTTGACTTGCGCGGCGCCAACCTGGAAGAAGCGATGCTCGAGGTGGACCGCTTTCTGGATGAGTCCTTCCTCGCGGGCTTCGGCCAGGTTTACCTTATTCACGGAAATGGCACTGGCGTTCTTCGTACCGGAATCAGCGATTTTCTGCGCAGGCATAAGCATGTGAAGAGCTACCGTCTTGGCAAATACGGAGAAGGCGGTTCCGGCGTTACGGTTGCGGAACTGAAGTAG
- a CDS encoding phage holin family protein, with product MHFLGHVVRFIVAAIVLMIVGYIVPQFSVGGFWSALFLAIVIAALGWIVEGIFGKRVTPFGRGIVGFLASAAVIWVAQFIVGGVSVTWLGAILAALVIGIIDLFMPVSSPYEAGRKKHR from the coding sequence ATGCATTTTCTGGGTCATGTCGTCAGGTTCATCGTTGCTGCGATCGTACTGATGATTGTCGGTTATATCGTTCCCCAATTCAGCGTCGGCGGGTTCTGGAGCGCCTTGTTTCTCGCGATTGTTATCGCTGCGCTGGGCTGGATCGTGGAAGGCATCTTTGGCAAGCGCGTAACGCCTTTCGGCCGCGGAATCGTCGGCTTCCTGGCAAGCGCTGCCGTTATCTGGGTGGCGCAATTCATTGTAGGCGGCGTTTCGGTTACGTGGCTCGGTGCGATTCTGGCCGCGCTCGTGATCGGCATCATCGACCTGTTCATGCCCGTCAGCTCGCCTTATGAGGCAGGACGCAAAAAGCACCGCTGA
- the pheS gene encoding phenylalanine--tRNA ligase subunit alpha, whose product MKERLEALRAEALQELQGVAGPQQLNDLRVKYLGKKGALTEILRGMGSLSAEERPVIGQVGNEVRAAIEEVIETKQAAYQQAETENRLRAETIDVTLPGKKLAAGAVHPLNKVAQEIEDAFLGMGYTIAEGPEVETDFFNFEALNLPKDHPARDMQDSFYVTDEILMRTHTSPVQVRTMKAMNGKPVKVICPGKVYRRDDDDATHSFQFNQIEGLVIGPNIRMSDLKGTLLQFVQLMFGKQAQIRLRPSFFPFTEPSAEVDVTCVQCGGHGCRMCKHTGWLEILGCGMVHPRVLEMGGYDPNEVSGFAFGMGVERIALLKYGIDDIRHFYTNDLRFLSQFVRM is encoded by the coding sequence ATGAAAGAGCGTTTGGAAGCACTGCGCGCCGAGGCGCTGCAAGAGCTGCAGGGAGTTGCCGGTCCGCAGCAGCTGAATGATCTGCGGGTCAAATATTTGGGCAAGAAGGGCGCGCTGACGGAAATTCTTCGGGGCATGGGAAGCTTGAGCGCCGAGGAGCGTCCCGTTATCGGGCAGGTCGGCAATGAGGTTCGCGCCGCGATTGAAGAAGTCATTGAAACGAAGCAGGCCGCATACCAGCAGGCCGAGACCGAGAACCGCCTCCGCGCCGAGACGATCGACGTGACGCTGCCGGGCAAGAAGCTTGCCGCTGGCGCCGTTCACCCGCTGAACAAGGTCGCGCAGGAAATCGAGGACGCGTTCCTCGGGATGGGCTATACGATCGCGGAAGGGCCGGAAGTGGAGACGGATTTCTTCAACTTCGAGGCGCTTAACCTGCCGAAGGATCACCCGGCGCGCGACATGCAGGATTCGTTCTATGTGACGGACGAGATTCTGATGCGCACGCACACCTCCCCAGTTCAAGTACGTACGATGAAGGCGATGAACGGAAAGCCGGTCAAAGTCATCTGTCCGGGCAAAGTATACCGCCGCGACGATGACGACGCGACGCATTCCTTCCAGTTCAATCAAATCGAAGGGCTCGTCATAGGACCCAACATTCGGATGAGCGATCTGAAAGGCACCCTGCTTCAGTTCGTGCAGCTGATGTTCGGCAAGCAAGCCCAAATCCGTCTGCGTCCGAGCTTCTTCCCATTCACGGAGCCAAGCGCGGAGGTTGACGTGACCTGCGTGCAGTGCGGCGGCCATGGCTGCAGGATGTGCAAGCATACCGGATGGCTGGAAATTCTCGGCTGCGGTATGGTTCACCCGCGCGTGCTTGAAATGGGCGGCTACGATCCGAACGAAGTCAGCGGCTTCGCATTCGGCATGGGTGTAGAGCGGATCGCGCTGCTGAAGTACGGCATCGACGACATCCGTCATTTTTATACGAACGATCTGCGCTTCCTGAGCCAGTTTGTCCGAATGTGA
- a CDS encoding sensor histidine kinase: MKDKRIKWLILWTPTLTIALWEYLRHTLLLPYLSMSLGNALAPVIVMTVTATFLVKLFRMLEETQDSLQQAKSAKAAFMEREQLARELHDGISQSLFLLSVKLDKLENAETTEQAAATAQQLRQTVKHVYDDVRQSIASLRSEPSKTDVQWMQAVRDMAEALRLGGLDVRLDWQLADNKLSGKEKIELLAIVREAMLNVQKHAQASLLIVRAVQEDSGGTAFRCTISDDGIGAEPQQLAEKGRYGVRMMKGRADAMGWEFQVRRNVNPEGQLASGMIVEVVKEAKT, translated from the coding sequence ATGAAGGATAAGCGCATCAAATGGCTCATTTTATGGACGCCGACCTTGACGATTGCGCTGTGGGAGTATTTAAGGCATACGCTGCTGCTTCCTTATTTGTCTATGAGCCTCGGGAACGCGCTGGCGCCTGTCATCGTCATGACAGTGACGGCGACGTTCCTGGTCAAGCTGTTCCGAATGCTGGAGGAAACGCAGGATTCGCTGCAGCAGGCGAAGTCGGCCAAAGCGGCGTTCATGGAGCGCGAGCAGCTGGCCAGGGAGCTGCACGACGGCATATCGCAGTCGTTGTTCTTATTGTCGGTGAAGCTGGATAAGCTGGAGAATGCAGAGACCACCGAGCAGGCGGCAGCTACAGCTCAGCAGCTGCGCCAAACGGTGAAGCATGTTTACGATGATGTCCGCCAATCGATCGCAAGTCTGCGCAGCGAGCCGTCGAAGACGGACGTGCAGTGGATGCAGGCCGTGCGCGATATGGCGGAGGCGTTAAGGCTCGGAGGCTTGGATGTCAGACTGGATTGGCAGCTGGCGGACAATAAGCTGAGCGGTAAGGAGAAGATCGAGCTGCTCGCCATTGTCCGGGAAGCGATGCTGAACGTCCAGAAGCACGCTCAGGCATCACTGCTGATTGTCCGCGCCGTGCAGGAAGACAGCGGGGGGACGGCATTCCGATGCACGATCAGCGATGACGGCATCGGTGCGGAGCCGCAGCAGCTGGCAGAGAAGGGCCGTTATGGCGTTCGGATGATGAAAGGCCGCGCGGATGCGATGGGCTGGGAGTTTCAAGTGAGGCGCAACGTAAATCCGGAAGGGCAGCTGGCTTCCGGGATGATCGTAGAGGTCGTGAAGGAGGCAAAGACATAA